From the genome of Marinicella rhabdoformis:
ACCAGGATTAGCCACTCTAACACAAATATCAGTATCTTCATCAACACATGTCAAACTTCCCGACCCAAATACAAAACCAGAGTCATCACTTTGCGTGATAAAGCCTGCGACTCTTGCTATACCTGTTGCACAACCATCAGAGCCTGTACGGTTGTTCATTACACCAGAACCCGATTGACCATCAATTGAACCAGACCCTTCACCTGAGAATGCCCAAGATATTGTTCTACCCTGTAAAGGATGACCTGCAGCATCATAAGTACATGCTGTTACATAAGCATCTTGGTTTGCTGGGATTAATGATGGGTATGCAATTAACTCAGCACGCAAATCTGTTCCACCTACAGACCCTAAGCCTGGGTAAACAACAGTTTCTACATCAGTCACGGTTCTGGTTACACCATTGATGGTTTCACCTATACCTTTTGCATATATTGCAGATAGCTTACCTAATTTAGATACCGGAAAATTCATATATGTAGTTGCAACACCGTTATCACCTAATGTTGCTGAGGCTTCGATATTACCGTCTAACGCACGACCAACTGCATATGGAAAGATATCCATGTCATTGATAATGGAGCCAGTTAAATCATTTCTGTTGAATCTTTCGCTGATTGTCAATCTTGTTTGTGAATTAACTGTTTGGACAGTAGAAGAACTTTCTAGATCTTCATTACCGTGAATGTCTTCACCCCAAACTAACAATGTATCACCAGCTTGAACACCGTTAGCATCATCAAAAAACCTAGCAGACTGAGAAGTAAATTGATTACCTCCTTCTTGTGGGTCGCCATCTATACCAGATATTGCAAAAACACCATGACCATCTTGAGGGAAACCATCTAATGGACTGTCAATCAATCCAAATTGAATCGTTTGAGGCAATGCTGGGTTACCACCTTTATCAGTACCTATAACACTTACACCCATTGTATATGTACCGTCAAGTTGACCTGACCCTGCAGCTAAATTCAAGTCAGTCACACCGTTAACGAAGAAGTTTTGTAAGTCAGGAATTGTGATGTCTAAACCAAACAAAATACCGTCACTGATTACAAAATTATTAGTGGCCGTTATTGGATCTTGTAATCCATTATCTACATTGTTATCTGCTCTGTCCGTGGTTACTGTCATAACAACAGTATTTGGATTGTTACCACTGTGTAATGCCAAAGAACCAACACCATTAGCTGATGACAATTTAACAGAAGTACCCTGCATTGGAAGACCTTGGGCATTTGTGGTTGAAACAAATTCACCGCTATTAGGCCCGTCTGTAGTGATATCAACCAGAATATTATTTGCGTTGTTTGGGTTTGCTACTGGAAGACCATCTGCATCAGATACAAAAACTTGAACAGATTGAGATTGACTGCCTCCTGAACCGTTTATATAACTGTGACCGCTGCTGTCTACTGCAATACTCGCAGGACCGTTCCCACTAGAGGATTGAACTGTGATATCAACTGTTTGGCTAATGGTATCACCTGTAAATTGATCTAAAGCATTGACAGTTATAGTAGCGGTACCAGGCTGAAATGCCCAAATAAAGATTGTACCTCGACCTGCAACCATATCAACAGGACCACTACCCAACAATACGAATATTTCATTAGTTTCAGTTAATGGGTCGTCATCAGGCTCAGTTTCTGGATCGTCTAAAGTTGAAAATACTGCTACATTGGTATTGCTAACGGCAACACCAACAGTGGAACCTTCATTACCGTCTGAAAGAGGGTTAACATAATTACCTAAAGGGTCTCTGAAAGATATAGTGGCTTCAGTCATATATACCGTTTCGAATGCCTCTCTGGGACTTAAGCCAAATACATTGGCAGGCAATGTGGTAGCTTGAGGCTCAATTGTTAAGCGGTCAAAAACTTCGGGGCCTTGAGTCACATTATAATTTAAATTATTAAAGGAAGTTCTACCAGTCTGAGGGTCTACAGCTGAAGCAGTTAAAGTAACAGAACCAGTCAAAGAGCCTGAGTGAATAAAGAAAGTACCATTACCACCTGCAGATTCATTAAAAATTGTACCAAACATGGTTGTAAATTCATTGATGTCAGTTGTTTCTGGGTCATCTAAAGTAGAAATTGGAGCCACTTGTACATTAGAGGTAGTTAAATGAATTTCTGTACCATCTGGGATGGGAGTACCATTATCAAATGTCACCCTTACTGTTACCTGTGTATAAAACGGTGAATCAAGTGTAACAGGAAAGTCATTTGTATTTGCTGGTAGCGTTTGTGCAACTGGCGTTAATGTAATCTTTAAGTTTTTACCAGCCGGACCAGTACTTGCACCGCCAGAATCACTACTTCCACCACCACATGCTGACAAAACCAGCCCGAAGATTCCGCAAAGAATTATTTGTTTTGTATATTTAAACATAGAATTGACCTTTTCTTTTATTTATAAACTTTCTTTAATTATTGTTGGGGTTACAAAAATCAATAACTCAGCCTTATTATCTTGAACTGCCTTGTTTCTGAATAAATTGCCTAGCCCAGGTATATCACCTAAAACTGGAACTTTTGAGCGTGTCGTTCTTCTTACTTGCTCATAAATCCCACCTAAAACCACTGTTTGTCCATTTTCGACTAACACCCTAGTTTGAACTGATCTGGTGTCAATTGATGGAACACTACCTCCGAGAGATGTAGAAATTTCTTCACCAATCGCATCTTGATCAACTTTTAAAGTTAAATCTACACGATCATCTGGGGTAATCAATGGCGTTACAGTCAACGCCAATACAGCATCTTTAAATGAAATACTAGTTGCTCCACTAGAAGTAGCTTGTTCATAAGGAATTTGTACACCTTGCTTTATAACTGCTTCTGTTTGATTTGCAGTAATAACCCTTGGTGATGATACCACTTCACCACGGTCTTCTGTCTCTAAGGCTGATAATTCAAGATCTAATAAAAAATCCGCAGCTAAAATACTAGCAGCCCATCGACCGGCAGAAGAGGCAGCAGTAGGCAAATTAATGTTTAATCGTTCACCTAGTGGAGCTCCAGCAATAGGATTGCTTAATTCAGAATAATCAGGTTGGACAGTCGGTACTCCTGAACCACTTGCTGATGTATAACGATTTATTAAGGCTGCATTATTCAACCTATCTACAGCAGCAGCACTCCCACCCGTGCTTATAATGTTTCCGTAACGGTCTTCATGAGACCCGTTTATTCCAAAACGAACACCAAGTTCATCTCCAAATTTTTCTGTTGCAACAACAATTCTTGATTCTATTTGTACTTGTTGAACCGAGCGGTCTAAAGAATCTACCAATTGTTGAACGACTTTTAACCTATCAGGGACATCGCTTACTAACAAAGTATTTGTACGCTCATCGAAAGTAACTGATCCTCGGTCTGATAAAAAACTATTTTCACCTCCCCCTGAGCCTCCTCCTCCTTGAACATCTCCACTAATTAAAGCGGCCAACTCTTCGGCTTTAGCATAGTTTACTTGAAGAAATATATTATCCAAAGGTTCCAACTCTTCTTTTTTACTTAAGGCCTCCAACGCTTCTTGTTCCCTTTGTGCAATCTCAGAAGCTGGTGCTATCCATATCACATCACCGCTTCTTCTTTTATCCAATTGTTTGCTTTGTAAAACGATATCTAATGCCTGATCCCATGGAACACCCTGCAATCTAAGCGTCACACTTCCTTGCACATTATCGGCAACAACTATATTAAGCTGTGAAGCATCTGCTATTAATTGAATTACAGATCGAACTTCAACATCCATAAAATTAAATGAAACAAGGTTTCCTGTATATTCTATCTCATTATCTAGTAATTTCGATCGATCAACAGCTTCCACATCCTTTTCAGTGATTTCTAACGTGTATTGGTTTCCAGTTTGATAAGCCATATGATCATATAAACCATTGGCTTCTATTTCAACTTTAACATTACTACCAGATTGACGAGCATCTACATAACTAACCGGTGTAGCAAAATCAATGACATCGAGCTTTCTATCCATTGACTCAGACAAGGTAGCTCCCAATATTTCAATCATTATTTTTTCACTGTTTTCAGTCAAATTGACTATAGCATTAGGTGAATCAAAACCAAGTTGAACTACTCCTTGACCAGACTCCCCCCGTCTAAAATCAACTAAATTGACTTCTGAGTTTGTAGCTTTCTTTGAGGTGTTTGAAGCTCTGTTACCAGACAATGTTAAAGACACTGTATTACCAGTCACTGAAACACTGTGCTCACCAGCAGAAATTAGATCGATAACCGCCCTGGTTTTCGAGTCAGTAGAAACCATCCGAAGCCCCTTAGCCACACCAATACCAATGGCCAAATTTCTTTTTCCAGAGGCGTTAACAGTACCTGAAAAATCAAGCGCAACCCTTGACGGCACATTGGTTACAAAAACCTCAGGTTCGATTGCAGAACCAGAAAATTCAAAATCAATTACAACCGCACCATTCGCGCCAGTTTTTAAATTAACATCTTGAATTTCTGATTGAGCAGCTGCCTGACCAATAAAAACACATAACAACAGACACCATTTCATATAATGCTTTCCTTTTAAATATTGTTTAGAACTTCTTATATTACCTTTCATGCAACTACCCTCATTCTTCTTTTAACGCCATAGCGGCTTCACGTTCACGCCAAGCGCCTAATCCATCATTAATCCATTCACTGATAACAATTTCATTTTCAGCAATTGAAACAATTTCACCATAATTATGCCCAACAAAATGACCAACTGCCACACGCCAAATATTTCCATCTGGGTCTATAACTAAACCCCAAAAGTCATCTTCTTGTTGGTAGGTTCCAACCATCATTAAACTGTCTAGTGGAAAAGACTCTAAAAACTCTTTTCTCCTTGTTAAATCAGGACCCTGACCATTCTCAAATGCAACCATCTGCTCTTCTGTAGGCTCATCTTCTGACTCTTCAAGATCGTTTGAAAATGGATCGCGACTCGATTGTGCATTGTACTCAAACACTTCCATTGGCTTGATTTCTGGCAATGGATCAATTGGTTTTGCAGGCTTTGCTTTTTCATTGGCAATAAAACGATTTAAATCTTCTAGGTTATTAGCACAAGCTGACAACATAAAAAGCATTAAAACAATCAAAAGGTTTTTCATTATTTGTTCCCTCCAGATTTACTGCCACTATCCATCATTGCCTGTTCATTTTCATCTAAGTAACGATATGTTTTTGCTGTCCCCTCTAATAGAAGCTTACCACCTGATAAAGAATCACCCAGTGGTTTTAGCGATATATCATGCATCGTTAATATAACTACACGAGGTAAAGATGCCACACCACTTACAAATGCACCAAACTCATGATAATTCCCTTTCATTTTCAAACTTATTGGTTTTTCCGCATAAAAATCTTTTAATGTCTCAGAACCTGGTTGAAACAAATCGTTTTCTATACCGCTGGCCAACGCAGTTTGAGATATGTCTACAATCAAATCTGACATTTCATTTTTGCTTGGCAGTTGTCTAAGCATAGACTTCAAAATAACTTCCATTTCTTCAAGTTGATTTTTATAGGCAGGTAATTGCGCAGCTTTTTGGTATTTATAGGAAAAAGTTTGCTTATGCTCCAATTCTTTCTTTTTCAACCCTTCAAGTTGTATTCTTTGATCTTTTACTACAAACCAATATACACCACCAACAATGGCGACCATTGATACTATAATCAAAAATACCTTAACCCTGTTTGGCGCTCCACCTAAGTTTGCTGTATCTAAACTTTGAAGTTCATCAAAAAAATTCATTATGCATCAACCTCCTCAACTTTACTGTCACTCTTCTTTTTATTAGGGTTTGTCAGGTTAGCACTGAGTTTAAATTTTTGTTCGTGTGACGTTAGTGTGTCATCATTTTTAATCAAAACAACATCCACCCCTGCAAACCAATCCGAAGCTTTAAGTTGATCCATATAATCAGAAATACGAGCATATGATTGTGCATACCCCTCTACAGTCAACCTAACACCACTTTGCTTGATATTTTCCAAGAAAACACCGTTAGGTATTGTTTTAACCAACTCATCGAACAAGTGAACCATTTGCGTTCTATTAGCTTGTAACTCTTCAATTACTTGCTGCCTAGAAATTAAACTGGCTTTTTTTGCCTCTAACTCTTTTATCTCTGCAATTTGCCTATCTAATTTGGCAATTTCATCAGTCATATACTGATTTCTTTTATTTTGAAACTTTATGCTTTGATCAAAATAATAATATGCTGTCCCTGCAATCAAAAGAGCCAATATAATTCCTGCAACCAGCATGACATAAAATTCATTTGTCATTTGTTGGCGTCTTTCCTCGCGCCATGGGAGTAAATTAATCTTAACCATCAGTCAAAATTCCTCATTGCTAAGCCCACCACAGACATCAAAGAAGGCGCATCTGAATTAAGCGCTTCTTTATTCACTTTGGCAGAGTGTTTTAAATTTTGAA
Proteins encoded in this window:
- the pilQ gene encoding type IV pilus secretin PilQ → MKGNIRSSKQYLKGKHYMKWCLLLCVFIGQAAAQSEIQDVNLKTGANGAVVIDFEFSGSAIEPEVFVTNVPSRVALDFSGTVNASGKRNLAIGIGVAKGLRMVSTDSKTRAVIDLISAGEHSVSVTGNTVSLTLSGNRASNTSKKATNSEVNLVDFRRGESGQGVVQLGFDSPNAIVNLTENSEKIMIEILGATLSESMDRKLDVIDFATPVSYVDARQSGSNVKVEIEANGLYDHMAYQTGNQYTLEITEKDVEAVDRSKLLDNEIEYTGNLVSFNFMDVEVRSVIQLIADASQLNIVVADNVQGSVTLRLQGVPWDQALDIVLQSKQLDKRRSGDVIWIAPASEIAQREQEALEALSKKEELEPLDNIFLQVNYAKAEELAALISGDVQGGGGSGGGENSFLSDRGSVTFDERTNTLLVSDVPDRLKVVQQLVDSLDRSVQQVQIESRIVVATEKFGDELGVRFGINGSHEDRYGNIISTGGSAAAVDRLNNAALINRYTSASGSGVPTVQPDYSELSNPIAGAPLGERLNINLPTAASSAGRWAASILAADFLLDLELSALETEDRGEVVSSPRVITANQTEAVIKQGVQIPYEQATSSGATSISFKDAVLALTVTPLITPDDRVDLTLKVDQDAIGEEISTSLGGSVPSIDTRSVQTRVLVENGQTVVLGGIYEQVRRTTRSKVPVLGDIPGLGNLFRNKAVQDNKAELLIFVTPTIIKESL
- a CDS encoding pilus assembly protein PilP, giving the protein MKNLLIVLMLFMLSACANNLEDLNRFIANEKAKPAKPIDPLPEIKPMEVFEYNAQSSRDPFSNDLEESEDEPTEEQMVAFENGQGPDLTRRKEFLESFPLDSLMMVGTYQQEDDFWGLVIDPDGNIWRVAVGHFVGHNYGEIVSIAENEIVISEWINDGLGAWREREAAMALKEE
- a CDS encoding type 4a pilus biogenesis protein PilO encodes the protein MNFFDELQSLDTANLGGAPNRVKVFLIIVSMVAIVGGVYWFVVKDQRIQLEGLKKKELEHKQTFSYKYQKAAQLPAYKNQLEEMEVILKSMLRQLPSKNEMSDLIVDISQTALASGIENDLFQPGSETLKDFYAEKPISLKMKGNYHEFGAFVSGVASLPRVVILTMHDISLKPLGDSLSGGKLLLEGTAKTYRYLDENEQAMMDSGSKSGGNK
- a CDS encoding PilN domain-containing protein, with product MVKINLLPWREERRQQMTNEFYVMLVAGIILALLIAGTAYYYFDQSIKFQNKRNQYMTDEIAKLDRQIAEIKELEAKKASLISRQQVIEELQANRTQMVHLFDELVKTIPNGVFLENIKQSGVRLTVEGYAQSYARISDYMDQLKASDWFAGVDVVLIKNDDTLTSHEQKFKLSANLTNPNKKKSDSKVEEVDA